Part of the Candidatus Dormiibacterota bacterium genome is shown below.
GGTTCTCCCTCCCCGGCCTGCTGGCGCAGACGGGCGCGCCGGGCGCGGCCGCGCGCGGCCCCGTGACCACCGGCGCGCGCGCCTTCGACGGCGAGCTGATCGAAGAGTCGTACTCGATCGCCCACCGGCTGCGCGACGGGACCCTGGAGATCCCCTCGACCCTCGTCCCCGAGGGGCCTCTGCACGACGCGATCGTCATCGGCGGCGGCGTGTCCGGCCTGATGGCCGCCTGGGAGCTGGAGCGCGGCGGCCTCGGGGACGTGCTCCTCTACGAGAAAGAAGATTACATCGGCGGGAACGCGCGCAAGGGCCACGCCAACGGCACCGATTACACCTGCGCCACCTGGTCGGTGGTGCGCCCCAAGGACAGGTTCCTGACGCGCCTCTTCCAGGATCTCGGCGTCGTCAAGGGGATCGCCGCCGACGGCACGCCGCGGATCGATCCCCGCCTCGTCGGTCCGGGTCCGGACGCCAACACCTTGATCGACGGGACCTGGTACGCCGACCCGTTGATGGGCGCCGACGCCTCCAAGGCGGTGCTGCGCATGCCCCTCCCGGAAAAGGACCGGAACGACGAGATCGATTTCTACAACGAGATGAACACCTGGGCGACGAAGCGCGGCAGGGACGGCAAGCCTGCGTTCGCGATGCCGGTGGAGGACGCCAGCCGCGATCCGGACATCCTGGCCCTGGACACGATCACGATGCTCGAGTACGCGAAGCGGAAGGGCTGGGGAGAGCGCGCCCTCGCCAACGTCGAGGACTGGAGCACCAGCGACATCGGCGGCACGTCGTCCGAGGTCTCCGCGTACGCCTTCCTGGCGTTCAACAGCCTGGGGCAGGGGGGCGAGGACATCACCCTGCCGGGCGGCAACGCCTGGCTGGCCGAGCGCCTGACGGACAAGGTGGGTCGAGACCGGATTCGCACCGGGTGGATGGCGGTGAAGGTCGAGAACCGCGGGGACGAGGTGCGCGTCGTCCTCGTCGATCAGCGCACGGAGCGCTTCTGCGCCCGCCGCGCGCGCGTCGCGGTCATCGCCTGCCCGAAGCACATCACCGGCCGGATGGTGCCGGAGCTCCTTGCGGCGGGGCGCGACACGTACCTGTCGTACCGCTACGGCGCTCTCCTCATGGGCGCCGCCTCGGTCAGGAGGACCCCGAGGCTCAAG
Proteins encoded:
- a CDS encoding FAD-dependent oxidoreductase, translating into MSGARHVTRRLFLGGGLKATLAAGLVSRFSLPGLLAQTGAPGAAARGPVTTGARAFDGELIEESYSIAHRLRDGTLEIPSTLVPEGPLHDAIVIGGGVSGLMAAWELERGGLGDVLLYEKEDYIGGNARKGHANGTDYTCATWSVVRPKDRFLTRLFQDLGVVKGIAADGTPRIDPRLVGPGPDANTLIDGTWYADPLMGADASKAVLRMPLPEKDRNDEIDFYNEMNTWATKRGRDGKPAFAMPVEDASRDPDILALDTITMLEYAKRKGWGERALANVEDWSTSDIGGTSSEVSAYAFLAFNSLGQGGEDITLPGGNAWLAERLTDKVGRDRIRTGWMAVKVENRGDEVRVVLVDQRTERFCARRARVAVIACPKHITGRMVPELLAAGRDTYLSYRYGALLMGAASVRRTPRLKGAPLAWYNGSRGRLAQGFLVADYNSDRWRKGDPGRPNVLCLWAPLGGKASRADLLAEPWSHWADLLADDLEAALPGIHSDLTRLDVYAWGHHMVIPSPGFLTGDARRNLTRPLGRITFAHSDRNGMPSFELATRAGFDAAREAAALVRPGAS